A stretch of the Chanos chanos chromosome 1, fChaCha1.1, whole genome shotgun sequence genome encodes the following:
- the LOC115822072 gene encoding solute carrier organic anion transporter family member 1C1 isoform X2, with amino-acid sequence MTAEGRPEGFSDPALPDYTDTSQKARRAKCCSPSLKMFIGVLALCYFSKSLSGSYTKSTITQIERRFEIPSSTAGTIDGSFEMGNLMIISVVSYFGAKFHRPKIIAAGGLLMGLGTLLMSLPHFLMDRYKYDTVASHMPDSDNLTMTSPCSPANQDTLTQPIPGCHKGEEEGSPMWIILMIGNMIRGMGEATIGPLGISFIDDYARPENSAFYIGCLHTIGVIGPLFGYTLGSLCASLYVDIGFVNLESVTITMQDSRWVGAWWLGFVIAGCLTLLTALPLWFLPRALPEDPQTQDPSSEPFQQHTEHHTPSIAEIAKGFGPSLKRLFTNKIYVLYLASNIIMFNAFVILITYTPKYLEQQFGQSASKTNFLIGVTSMPAVSFGIFLSGVIMKRFKLGLLGAARVAFLTSILGFLCFVPFFALSCENLEVAGVTVPYQRSERLGEVEVLSSCNSDCGCPVNQWDPVCGHNGVTYVSPCFAGCNFTRGSGRNMTFHGCRCIQSWDTGHQNASAVLGQCPRKNSCSRMFYIHLALQSLSFFVYCLGSTPLFIITLRSVEPELKSLSVGMLMLMLRVLGGIPAPIYFGALIDSTCLKWGSRKCGGRGACRMYDIQTLRFLFLGMISSLRICGYMLFWVVIVFIKRKLLRAQAVTENVELQKPAVCPTETNEKLLEYVNNEKHHSKEECYSGEKCDQVKECSNDDKCNLQESSNSEK; translated from the exons ATGACGGCGGAGGGCAGACCTGAGGGCTTCAGTGATCCAGCTCTGCCGGATTACACTGACACTTCTCAGAAGGCCAGACGAGCGAAATGCTGCTCCCCGAGTTTGAAA ATGTTTATTGGGGTCCTTGCGCTCTGTTATTTTTCTAAATCCTTGAGTGGGAGCTACACTAAAAGCACCATCACTCAGATTGAGAGGAGATTTGAGATTCCCAGCTCCACTGCTGGTACTATAGACGGCAGCTTTGAGATGG GTAACTTGATGATTATTAGTGTGGTGAGCTACTTTGGGGCAAAGTTCCACCGGCCAAAAATCATTGCAGCAGGAGGTCTGCTAATGGGACTGGGAACCCTCCTAATGTCTCTGCCCCATTTCCTCATGGATCG ATACAAATATGACACTGTTGCCTCCCACATGCCTGATTCAGACAATCTCACAATGACATCCCCATGCTCACCTGCCAATCAGGACACACTTACACAACCTATTCCTG GATGCCacaaaggagaggaggagggctCCCCCATGTGGATTATTTTGATGATAGGGAACATGATCCGGGGTATGGGAGAAGCAACCATTGGTCCTCTTGGGATATCATTTATCGATGACTATGCTAGACCTGAAAACTCAGCCTTCTATATTG GGTGTCTTCATACAATAGGTGTGATTGGCCCACTCTTTGGTTACACGTTGGGTTCTCTGTGTGCAAGTCTCTATGTGGATATTGGTTTTGTGAACCTGG AAAGTGTAACCATTACTATGCAGGACTCCCGCTGGGTGGGAGCGTGGTGGTTGGGTTTTGTGATTGCTGGCTGTCTTACCTTGCTTACTGCTCTGCCACTCTGGTTCCTGCCACGTGCTCTCCCagaagacccacagacacaggaTCCGTCATCTGAGCCCTTTCagcaacacacagaacaccacacACCCAGCATTGCTGAAATAGCCAAAG GTTTTGGACCGTCACTGAAGCGCTTGTTTACCAACAAGATCTATGTGCTGTATCTGGCCAGCAACATTATCATGTTCAATGCCTTTGTGATTCTCATAACTTACACACCCAAGTATTTGGAACAGCAGTTTGGACAGAGTGCCTCCAAAACTAACTTCCTCATAG GGGTGACATCTATGCCAGCTGTGTCCTTTGGTATTTTCCTGAGTGGAGTCATAATGAAGCGGTTTAAATTGGGCCTGCTTGGAGCTGCTCGAGTGGCTTTCCTGACCTCCATCTTGGGCTTCCTGTGCTTTGTCCCGTTCTTTGCCCTGAGCTGTGAGAACTTGGAGGTGGCTGGAGTCACAGTTCCTTACCAAAG GTCAGAGCGGctgggagaggtggaggtgtTGTCATCTTGTAACTCTGACTGTGGATGTCCTGTTAACCAGTGGGATCCTGTGTGTGGACATAATGGAGTCACATATGTCTCCCCATGCTTTGCTGGCTGCAACTTCACTAGGGGCTCTGGGAGGAACATG acattTCATGGCTGCAGATGTATCCAGAGCTGGGACACTGGTCATCAGAATGCCTCTGCTGTCCTTGGTCAGTGTCCCCGGAAAAATAgctgttctagaatgttctacATCCATCTGGCGCTACAGTCTTTGAGCTTCTTTGTGTACTGCCTCGGCAGCACACCCCTGTTTATCATAACGCtgag gAGCGTGGAGCCTGAATTGAAATCTCTGTCAGTGGGCATGCTCATGCTAATGCTGAGAGTGCTGG GAGGGATCCCTGCACCCATTTACTTCGGCGCTTTGATTGACTCTACCTGTCTGAAGTGGGGGAGCAGGAAATGTGGTGGGAGGGGGGCCTGCAGGATGTATGACATTCAGACTCTCAG GTTCCTTTTCCTGGGAATGATCAGCTCATTGCGGATATGTGGGTACATGCTCTTCTGGGTTGTCATTGTTTTCATAAAGCGGAAATTACTTCGTGCTCAGGCAGTCACTGAGAATGTGGAGCTGCAGAAGCCAGCAGTGTGTCCCACTGAGACGAATGAGAAACTGCTAGAGTATGTTAATAATGAGAAACACCACTCAAAGGAAGAGTGTTATAGTGGTGAGAAATGCGATCAAGTAAAAGAGTGTTCTAATGATGATAAATGCAACCTTCAGGAGAGTTccaacagtgaaaaataa
- the LOC115822072 gene encoding solute carrier organic anion transporter family member 1C1 isoform X1 has product MIILLSSKGSKFLPSARSLLVNLDPSTGSSSMTAEGRPEGFSDPALPDYTDTSQKARRAKCCSPSLKMFIGVLALCYFSKSLSGSYTKSTITQIERRFEIPSSTAGTIDGSFEMGNLMIISVVSYFGAKFHRPKIIAAGGLLMGLGTLLMSLPHFLMDRYKYDTVASHMPDSDNLTMTSPCSPANQDTLTQPIPGCHKGEEEGSPMWIILMIGNMIRGMGEATIGPLGISFIDDYARPENSAFYIGCLHTIGVIGPLFGYTLGSLCASLYVDIGFVNLESVTITMQDSRWVGAWWLGFVIAGCLTLLTALPLWFLPRALPEDPQTQDPSSEPFQQHTEHHTPSIAEIAKGFGPSLKRLFTNKIYVLYLASNIIMFNAFVILITYTPKYLEQQFGQSASKTNFLIGVTSMPAVSFGIFLSGVIMKRFKLGLLGAARVAFLTSILGFLCFVPFFALSCENLEVAGVTVPYQRSERLGEVEVLSSCNSDCGCPVNQWDPVCGHNGVTYVSPCFAGCNFTRGSGRNMTFHGCRCIQSWDTGHQNASAVLGQCPRKNSCSRMFYIHLALQSLSFFVYCLGSTPLFIITLRSVEPELKSLSVGMLMLMLRVLGGIPAPIYFGALIDSTCLKWGSRKCGGRGACRMYDIQTLRFLFLGMISSLRICGYMLFWVVIVFIKRKLLRAQAVTENVELQKPAVCPTETNEKLLEYVNNEKHHSKEECYSGEKCDQVKECSNDDKCNLQESSNSEK; this is encoded by the exons ATGATTATCTTGCTCTCCTCTAAAGGGTCCAAGTT TCTGCCTTCAGCTAGAAGCCTTCTTGTAAATCTTGACCCATCCACTGGCTCATCCAGTATGACGGCGGAGGGCAGACCTGAGGGCTTCAGTGATCCAGCTCTGCCGGATTACACTGACACTTCTCAGAAGGCCAGACGAGCGAAATGCTGCTCCCCGAGTTTGAAA ATGTTTATTGGGGTCCTTGCGCTCTGTTATTTTTCTAAATCCTTGAGTGGGAGCTACACTAAAAGCACCATCACTCAGATTGAGAGGAGATTTGAGATTCCCAGCTCCACTGCTGGTACTATAGACGGCAGCTTTGAGATGG GTAACTTGATGATTATTAGTGTGGTGAGCTACTTTGGGGCAAAGTTCCACCGGCCAAAAATCATTGCAGCAGGAGGTCTGCTAATGGGACTGGGAACCCTCCTAATGTCTCTGCCCCATTTCCTCATGGATCG ATACAAATATGACACTGTTGCCTCCCACATGCCTGATTCAGACAATCTCACAATGACATCCCCATGCTCACCTGCCAATCAGGACACACTTACACAACCTATTCCTG GATGCCacaaaggagaggaggagggctCCCCCATGTGGATTATTTTGATGATAGGGAACATGATCCGGGGTATGGGAGAAGCAACCATTGGTCCTCTTGGGATATCATTTATCGATGACTATGCTAGACCTGAAAACTCAGCCTTCTATATTG GGTGTCTTCATACAATAGGTGTGATTGGCCCACTCTTTGGTTACACGTTGGGTTCTCTGTGTGCAAGTCTCTATGTGGATATTGGTTTTGTGAACCTGG AAAGTGTAACCATTACTATGCAGGACTCCCGCTGGGTGGGAGCGTGGTGGTTGGGTTTTGTGATTGCTGGCTGTCTTACCTTGCTTACTGCTCTGCCACTCTGGTTCCTGCCACGTGCTCTCCCagaagacccacagacacaggaTCCGTCATCTGAGCCCTTTCagcaacacacagaacaccacacACCCAGCATTGCTGAAATAGCCAAAG GTTTTGGACCGTCACTGAAGCGCTTGTTTACCAACAAGATCTATGTGCTGTATCTGGCCAGCAACATTATCATGTTCAATGCCTTTGTGATTCTCATAACTTACACACCCAAGTATTTGGAACAGCAGTTTGGACAGAGTGCCTCCAAAACTAACTTCCTCATAG GGGTGACATCTATGCCAGCTGTGTCCTTTGGTATTTTCCTGAGTGGAGTCATAATGAAGCGGTTTAAATTGGGCCTGCTTGGAGCTGCTCGAGTGGCTTTCCTGACCTCCATCTTGGGCTTCCTGTGCTTTGTCCCGTTCTTTGCCCTGAGCTGTGAGAACTTGGAGGTGGCTGGAGTCACAGTTCCTTACCAAAG GTCAGAGCGGctgggagaggtggaggtgtTGTCATCTTGTAACTCTGACTGTGGATGTCCTGTTAACCAGTGGGATCCTGTGTGTGGACATAATGGAGTCACATATGTCTCCCCATGCTTTGCTGGCTGCAACTTCACTAGGGGCTCTGGGAGGAACATG acattTCATGGCTGCAGATGTATCCAGAGCTGGGACACTGGTCATCAGAATGCCTCTGCTGTCCTTGGTCAGTGTCCCCGGAAAAATAgctgttctagaatgttctacATCCATCTGGCGCTACAGTCTTTGAGCTTCTTTGTGTACTGCCTCGGCAGCACACCCCTGTTTATCATAACGCtgag gAGCGTGGAGCCTGAATTGAAATCTCTGTCAGTGGGCATGCTCATGCTAATGCTGAGAGTGCTGG GAGGGATCCCTGCACCCATTTACTTCGGCGCTTTGATTGACTCTACCTGTCTGAAGTGGGGGAGCAGGAAATGTGGTGGGAGGGGGGCCTGCAGGATGTATGACATTCAGACTCTCAG GTTCCTTTTCCTGGGAATGATCAGCTCATTGCGGATATGTGGGTACATGCTCTTCTGGGTTGTCATTGTTTTCATAAAGCGGAAATTACTTCGTGCTCAGGCAGTCACTGAGAATGTGGAGCTGCAGAAGCCAGCAGTGTGTCCCACTGAGACGAATGAGAAACTGCTAGAGTATGTTAATAATGAGAAACACCACTCAAAGGAAGAGTGTTATAGTGGTGAGAAATGCGATCAAGTAAAAGAGTGTTCTAATGATGATAAATGCAACCTTCAGGAGAGTTccaacagtgaaaaataa